A stretch of Dyella sp. BiH032 DNA encodes these proteins:
- the asnB gene encoding asparagine synthase B, with product MCSIFGMFDLQPGDDLAALRRQALELSQRQRHRGPDWSGVFVDAGVILVHERLAIVDPASGSQPLRSRDDELALAVNGEIYNHRELRAASRYDFTTGSDCEVINALYRELGAEEFIARGIKQLNGIFAFALWDSAAQRYLIARDPIGVCPLYWGHDAEGRLCVASEMKALVGVCADVSAFPPGHVYDSATGEVVRYYRKTWRSYEVTHGQKVEPAELRDAFEQAVHRQLMTDVPYGVLLSGGLDSSLVAACAARFARERIEDDDRSEAWWPRLHSFAIGLEGSPDLAAAQIAADALGTVHHGFVYTFWEGLDALPEVIRHIETYDVTTIRASTPMFLLARRIKAMGVKMVLSGEGSDEIFGGYLYFHKAPSPEAFHEETVRKLDALHSFDCLRANKAMMAWGVEARVPFLDLAFLDVAMGLDAKYKMAGHGRIEKAVLREAFQGALPDSILWRQKEQFSDGVGYGWIDGLKAHAEQVISDREFAAASTRFPHNPPATKEAYLYRRIFEQHFPGEACAATVPGGKSIACSSPAALAWDPAFAVAADPSGRAVRGVHQQALG from the coding sequence ATGTGTTCCATCTTCGGCATGTTCGACCTGCAACCCGGCGACGACCTGGCCGCCTTGCGCCGCCAGGCCCTGGAGCTGTCGCAGCGCCAGCGCCACCGCGGTCCGGACTGGAGCGGCGTCTTCGTGGACGCCGGCGTGATCCTGGTGCATGAGCGCCTGGCCATCGTGGACCCGGCCAGCGGCTCGCAGCCGCTGCGTTCGCGCGACGATGAGCTGGCCCTGGCGGTGAACGGCGAGATCTACAACCACCGCGAACTGCGCGCGGCCAGCCGCTACGACTTCACCACCGGCTCGGACTGCGAGGTGATCAACGCGCTGTACCGCGAGCTGGGCGCTGAGGAGTTCATCGCGCGCGGCATCAAACAGCTCAACGGCATCTTCGCTTTCGCCCTGTGGGACAGCGCTGCGCAGCGTTATCTGATCGCGCGCGATCCGATCGGCGTGTGCCCGCTGTACTGGGGGCACGACGCGGAAGGGCGACTATGCGTGGCTTCCGAGATGAAGGCGCTGGTCGGCGTCTGCGCCGACGTCTCGGCGTTTCCGCCGGGACACGTGTACGACAGCGCGACCGGCGAAGTCGTGCGCTACTACCGCAAGACCTGGCGCTCCTACGAAGTCACGCACGGCCAGAAGGTGGAGCCGGCCGAATTGCGTGATGCCTTCGAGCAGGCCGTGCATCGCCAGCTGATGACCGACGTGCCGTACGGCGTGCTGCTGTCCGGCGGCCTCGATTCTTCGCTGGTGGCGGCCTGCGCCGCGCGCTTCGCCCGCGAGCGCATCGAGGACGACGATCGCAGCGAAGCCTGGTGGCCGCGCCTGCACTCTTTCGCGATCGGTCTTGAGGGCTCGCCGGACCTGGCCGCCGCGCAGATCGCGGCGGATGCGCTCGGTACCGTGCATCACGGTTTCGTGTACACCTTCTGGGAAGGGTTGGACGCGTTGCCCGAAGTGATCCGCCACATTGAAACCTACGACGTCACCACCATCCGCGCCTCCACGCCGATGTTCCTGCTGGCCCGCCGCATCAAGGCGATGGGCGTCAAGATGGTGCTTTCGGGCGAAGGTTCGGACGAGATCTTCGGCGGCTATCTGTATTTCCACAAAGCACCGTCGCCCGAAGCCTTCCACGAGGAGACCGTGCGCAAGCTCGACGCGCTGCACAGCTTCGACTGCCTGCGTGCCAACAAAGCGATGATGGCCTGGGGCGTGGAGGCGCGCGTGCCGTTCCTCGACCTGGCGTTCCTGGACGTCGCGATGGGGCTGGATGCCAAGTACAAGATGGCCGGCCATGGCCGCATCGAAAAGGCCGTGCTGCGCGAAGCTTTCCAGGGCGCGCTGCCGGACTCGATCCTGTGGCGGCAGAAAGAGCAGTTCAGCGATGGCGTCGGCTACGGCTGGATCGATGGCCTGAAGGCGCATGCCGAGCAGGTGATCAGCGATCGCGAATTCGCCGCCGCATCCACGCGCTTCCCGCACAACCCGCCGGCGACCAAGGAGGCTTATCTCTATCGCCGCATCTTCGAGCAGCACTTCCCCGGCGAGGCCTGCGCGGCCACCGTGCCGGGCGGCAAGTCGATCGCCTGTTCGTCCCCCGCGGCCCTGGCGTGGGACCCGGCGTTCGCCGTCGCGGCCGACCCGTCGGGCCGCGCCGTCCGCGGCGTGCACCAGCAGGCGCTGGGCTAG
- a CDS encoding STAS/SEC14 domain-containing protein, with amino-acid sequence MIVQMTGLPPGVIGFTAHNQVTAADYERVVIPDIEAAFALNRKLRVIFHIDQDFTGFDPGAMWDDAKLGFRHFSGWERAALVTDVGWMRNLAKALGFLSPGEFRLYETAQLDEARTWVSAPKTET; translated from the coding sequence ATGATCGTGCAGATGACCGGCCTGCCGCCGGGCGTGATCGGATTCACCGCCCACAACCAAGTCACCGCGGCCGACTACGAGCGGGTGGTAATTCCCGACATCGAAGCGGCGTTCGCGCTCAACCGCAAGCTGCGCGTGATCTTCCATATCGACCAGGACTTCACCGGCTTCGACCCCGGCGCGATGTGGGACGATGCCAAGCTCGGCTTCCGCCATTTCAGCGGCTGGGAGCGCGCCGCCCTGGTCACCGACGTGGGCTGGATGCGCAATCTGGCCAAGGCGCTGGGCTTCCTCTCCCCAGGGGAATTTCGCCTGTACGAGACAGCGCAACTGGACGAGGCGCGGACCTGGGTCAGTGCCCCGAAGACTGAGACGTAG